Proteins from one Bacteroidia bacterium genomic window:
- a CDS encoding NRDE family protein has product MCISVFSFGQSTQFPFVLISNRDEFLSRESQSAKFHGKDNSVLSGLDLEKGGTWLGITKYGKFGLITNYRNPSLLKDQVRSRGELVLNYLNSNLDPSTYCSQIEKNIDSYNGFNLILGDLKDQSVCYVSNVLMEIKRIDPGLYGVSNAFLDTPWPKVQSLKDQFNTLLLNESMELNELEALLLNTHTYPLEILPNTGVKPELEQALSSVFISLPTYGTVCSSIIQMDSHGLVTFRELIHNHDNSTFVRNQFQFRIQ; this is encoded by the coding sequence GTGTGTATTAGTGTTTTTTCATTTGGGCAATCAACCCAATTCCCCTTTGTGTTAATCTCCAATAGGGATGAATTCCTTTCTCGGGAATCTCAATCTGCAAAGTTTCATGGGAAGGATAATTCAGTTTTATCAGGCCTTGATTTGGAAAAAGGAGGAACTTGGCTTGGTATTACCAAATACGGAAAGTTTGGCCTAATTACAAATTATAGGAATCCTTCCTTGCTTAAAGATCAGGTTCGTTCACGTGGAGAATTGGTTTTAAATTATTTAAATTCAAACCTGGATCCAAGTACCTATTGCTCACAAATTGAAAAGAATATTGATTCTTACAATGGATTTAACCTCATTTTGGGTGACTTGAAAGATCAATCCGTTTGCTATGTTTCAAATGTGCTAATGGAAATAAAACGAATTGACCCCGGACTTTATGGCGTCAGCAATGCCTTTCTTGATACACCTTGGCCCAAAGTTCAATCCTTGAAAGATCAGTTTAATACTTTGCTGTTGAATGAATCTATGGAATTAAATGAATTAGAAGCTTTGCTCTTAAATACCCATACTTATCCTCTTGAGATTTTGCCAAACACCGGGGTTAAACCTGAACTTGAACAAGCACTATCTTCCGTGTTTATTTCTCTACCTACTTATGGAACGGTTTGTTCTTCCATCATACAAATGGATAGCCACGGATTAGTTACTTTTAGGGAGTTGATTCATAATCACGATAATTCTACCTTTGTCCGAAATCAATTTCAATTTAGAATTCAATAA
- the fahA gene encoding fumarylacetoacetase: MAITKLKSWVNIPDNHDFSIYNLPFGVFTHQGKSKRVGVAIGDYVLDIYALHLAGILSSSASIELFNQPFLNGLMELGRNYAGDLRLNIQKLLLDGRTELQTRDDLSTFLIPAKECELHLPVQIGDYTDFYSSMEHATNVGMMFRDPANALLPNWKHLPVGYHGRSSSIIPSGQPIHRPKGQTKADDQTTPRFGPCRLLDFELETGFFVSGSNPLGKSISTQEADNFIWGMVLFNDWSARDIQKWEYVPLGPFLAKNFASSISPWVVLMDALEPFRVAGPVQDPKVLPYLEYAGDKNIDLNLEVTIKPANASETCVTRSNFKYMYWNMNQQLAHQTSNGCNVRTGDLYGSGTISGPTVGSYGSMLEITWSGKNPVKMQDGTERKFLNDGDTVVMRGWCEKDGIRVGFGELSTQILPSN, translated from the coding sequence ATGGCAATTACCAAACTTAAGTCTTGGGTAAATATTCCGGATAATCATGACTTTTCAATATACAATTTACCTTTTGGAGTTTTTACTCACCAAGGTAAAAGCAAAAGGGTAGGGGTTGCAATTGGTGATTATGTTTTAGATATTTACGCTCTTCATTTGGCCGGAATATTAAGTAGTTCTGCTTCCATCGAACTGTTCAATCAACCCTTTCTGAACGGACTTATGGAATTAGGTAGAAACTATGCAGGTGATTTGAGACTTAACATTCAAAAACTATTGCTGGATGGTAGAACTGAACTTCAAACCCGGGATGATTTATCAACTTTTTTGATTCCCGCCAAGGAATGTGAACTTCACTTGCCCGTACAAATTGGCGATTACACTGATTTTTATTCCAGCATGGAGCATGCAACCAATGTAGGTATGATGTTCAGAGATCCTGCCAATGCCTTATTACCTAATTGGAAACACTTACCGGTTGGTTACCACGGACGTTCTTCGTCTATTATTCCATCCGGACAACCTATTCATCGTCCAAAAGGACAAACCAAAGCCGATGATCAAACGACGCCTAGGTTTGGTCCTTGCCGATTGTTGGATTTTGAATTGGAAACCGGTTTTTTTGTGAGTGGTTCCAATCCTTTAGGAAAGTCAATTTCAACCCAAGAGGCAGATAATTTCATTTGGGGCATGGTGTTGTTTAATGATTGGAGTGCACGTGATATTCAAAAATGGGAGTATGTGCCTTTGGGCCCTTTTTTGGCCAAGAATTTCGCTTCTTCTATTTCTCCTTGGGTTGTTTTGATGGATGCCCTTGAACCTTTTCGAGTTGCAGGACCTGTGCAGGATCCTAAAGTTCTTCCTTATCTGGAGTATGCTGGAGATAAGAATATTGATCTGAATTTGGAAGTTACCATCAAGCCTGCCAATGCCTCTGAAACCTGCGTTACCCGTAGCAATTTTAAATACATGTATTGGAATATGAACCAGCAATTGGCACATCAAACCAGTAATGGTTGCAATGTTCGTACAGGCGATTTATATGGAAGTGGCACCATCAGTGGGCCTACGGTTGGTTCCTATGGCTCTATGCTGGAAATAACTTGGAGTGGGAAAAATCCTGTAAAAATGCAGGATGGTACTGAACGTAAATTTTTGAACGATGGTGATACAGTGGTTATGAGGGGCTGGTGCGAAAAGGATGGTATTCGGGTTGGATTCGGAGAATTAAGTACCCAAATTTTGCCTTCTAATTAA
- a CDS encoding DUF2480 family protein: MEVEGIVNKVEQSGLVNFNLEDYYPKNQRIGLDLKDQLWQGLLLKEKDFRDYISQTDWTIYQDKLVAVYCSTEAIIPVWAYMLVASSLQPFAAKIVFGDLTKLEELIFHDAIQKIDLTPFQDQRIIVRGCSKYPVPASAYLEITSLLKPIAKSIMFGEACSTVPIYKKKNG; the protein is encoded by the coding sequence TGGAAGTTGAAGGCATCGTAAACAAAGTAGAACAAAGTGGATTAGTCAATTTCAACCTGGAGGATTATTATCCTAAAAACCAGCGCATTGGGTTAGATTTAAAGGATCAACTTTGGCAAGGATTACTATTAAAGGAAAAAGATTTCAGGGACTATATTTCCCAAACGGACTGGACCATTTACCAAGACAAACTGGTTGCAGTTTATTGTTCTACAGAGGCAATTATTCCGGTTTGGGCATACATGTTAGTTGCTTCATCGTTACAACCCTTTGCAGCTAAAATAGTTTTTGGCGATTTAACGAAATTAGAGGAATTAATTTTCCACGATGCCATTCAAAAAATTGATTTGACTCCTTTTCAGGATCAGCGAATAATTGTGCGGGGTTGCAGTAAATATCCGGTTCCGGCTTCGGCTTACCTTGAAATTACTAGTTTGTTAAAACCAATTGCCAAATCGATTATGTTTGGTGAAGCCTGCAGTACTGTTCCGATTTACAAGAAAAAGAATGGTTAA
- a CDS encoding PKD domain-containing protein: MSYSQSQSQCDNSDFFFQNFNGWNGFTGGCCPIVANTPGLVPGRHTIISAPGVDPNTCGGLQILPPGVPQVARLGDSNVGAEAERLRYTIPIVTPGNALFIYSFAVVLESPGHSCSEQPRFQVKVTNAAGNVIDPNCASYNYASGGCGTNQGNFSNCNGVEWQNWQTAALDLTPYLNQSINIDFSTGDCDLGGHFGYAYLYGSCQALVIDVAYCAGSNQVVLTGPPGFAQYQWWKTAQPNTILGNSQSLSVSNPVIGDQYTCKLTTFAGCQILLNCQIQPSIVNADYDFTTACAGEIVNFYDLSNVNNSQISSWLWDFGDGGTSNLQNPTHSFATGGVYNVRLIAGSNAGCSDTIIQQVTVTPRPTAQFTVNNSCVGTPATFVNTTPNANVLSFNWSFGINNAVSLAQSPSFTYPASGTFPVTLMAADANGCRDTLISQITVNPVPHPDFTVPNICVGVPVTFTDASASLGGAITNVTWNFGPGQNAVGNTATHTFNSVGVANVVITATDANNCVNDSLVLVTINRRPTPFFNGTTECLGNTTLFTDGSSSTNGGIVSWHWDFGTGNPADTANVQNTGFVFPASGDFSVQLSVTDAIGCQNSYTGPIHVGNIPVADFSIINPQDRCLGQTLYFLNSSSSSVDALNGFVWNFGVTPAVTSGATNPNFTYLSEGQYTIVLTTSTVFNCVSAPDSLTIYVNPIPTPGFTSTEVCAGFPTDFTNTSTVTTGQIVSYDWILSQFPYATDVVQDPSYTYMVGGTYQVTLTAETDSGCSATIQQPILVYPDPIANFSSTTICQGFETDFTALGQVAYPDNLVGFDWDFNAGEGLDTGNAEQHPRFIFGSHGTKPVTLEVTTNHGCVSDTTIDVLVYSKPVTDFTFTNVCAGFPISFTNNSTNADGPLNPYWSFGTPFINFPYNTQANPTVTYNTAGPYQVILSTASSHGCVNRDTQMVSIYPIPLADFVVDPSCLKSPALFVDYSTVSNLFSDVIDTWSWDFGDGPTPGTSTLQNPSYYYSNFGAFSVNLEVTTNHGCVNDVTKNAIVYPIPQVDFICAPACSTHQSVFFNTTQMPFPGHVDSWSWDFGEAGASSTDSFPTHLYQTAGTFTVTLEATTDDNCVIDTTKDVIVNPLPVVSFTTDTIEGCQPLEVTLSDLITNPTGYTVDFWHWNFGDAHFSDDPSRATNIYDSYGLFDAQLILTTSDGCQDSLTLNDLIDVWPKPIADFAVDPQPTTELDAWITFTDLSTLFVTKWDWDFGVRDSINDVSTIQNPIYLYPDSGTYHPTLIVENRFGCRDTVTRPTIIRPDFVFYIPNSFTPQDGRDDLNETFNGYGVGIKSYEMRIYNRWGETVYKSENPKLGWDGKLRNSGDLAKQDVYVYVFEITDVHNRFHIYRGHVTLVRSK; this comes from the coding sequence GTGTCTTATTCTCAATCACAAAGTCAATGTGATAATTCCGACTTCTTTTTTCAAAATTTTAATGGATGGAATGGATTCACCGGTGGATGTTGTCCAATTGTTGCGAATACTCCTGGCTTAGTACCCGGCAGACATACCATCATTAGCGCACCAGGGGTTGATCCTAATACGTGTGGAGGTTTGCAAATTTTGCCTCCTGGAGTTCCACAAGTTGCTCGATTAGGTGATTCCAATGTTGGCGCGGAGGCTGAACGTTTGCGTTATACTATTCCGATTGTTACTCCTGGTAATGCCTTGTTTATTTATAGTTTTGCAGTAGTTTTGGAAAGTCCCGGACATAGTTGCTCGGAGCAGCCCCGGTTTCAGGTTAAAGTGACTAATGCAGCCGGAAATGTTATCGATCCTAACTGTGCATCTTATAACTATGCCTCCGGTGGTTGTGGTACTAACCAAGGGAATTTTTCGAATTGTAATGGGGTAGAATGGCAGAATTGGCAAACTGCCGCTTTGGATTTGACACCATATTTGAATCAGTCAATAAATATTGATTTTTCTACAGGCGATTGTGATTTGGGGGGGCATTTTGGTTATGCTTATTTGTATGGATCTTGCCAGGCTCTCGTAATTGATGTGGCCTATTGTGCCGGTTCCAATCAGGTTGTTTTGACAGGCCCTCCGGGTTTTGCTCAATACCAGTGGTGGAAAACCGCGCAGCCTAATACCATTCTAGGAAATAGCCAGTCTTTAAGTGTTAGTAATCCGGTTATTGGAGATCAGTACACCTGTAAGCTTACCACGTTTGCAGGTTGTCAAATTTTGTTGAATTGTCAAATTCAACCCAGTATTGTCAATGCAGATTATGATTTTACAACCGCCTGCGCCGGGGAAATCGTCAATTTCTATGATTTATCCAATGTGAATAATTCCCAAATTAGCTCTTGGCTTTGGGATTTTGGCGACGGAGGAACATCCAATCTTCAAAACCCAACGCATAGTTTTGCTACTGGAGGTGTTTATAATGTTCGACTTATTGCCGGATCAAATGCCGGATGTTCCGATACTATTATTCAACAAGTAACAGTAACACCAAGACCTACAGCTCAATTTACGGTTAATAATTCATGTGTTGGTACACCGGCCACCTTTGTCAATACCACACCCAATGCCAATGTGTTGAGTTTTAATTGGAGTTTTGGAATAAATAATGCCGTTTCTCTTGCGCAATCACCAAGTTTTACCTATCCCGCTAGTGGTACTTTTCCTGTAACCCTTATGGCAGCCGATGCAAACGGTTGTAGAGATACCTTGATTTCTCAAATTACTGTAAATCCTGTACCTCATCCGGATTTTACCGTACCCAATATTTGTGTTGGTGTTCCGGTTACATTTACAGATGCTTCTGCTAGTTTAGGTGGTGCAATTACCAATGTAACCTGGAATTTTGGTCCCGGTCAAAATGCCGTTGGCAATACTGCTACTCATACTTTTAATTCAGTTGGTGTAGCCAATGTGGTGATAACAGCCACAGATGCCAATAACTGTGTAAACGATAGCCTAGTTCTTGTTACTATTAACAGAAGGCCTACACCATTTTTTAATGGAACAACAGAATGTTTAGGTAATACAACCTTGTTTACGGATGGTTCTTCTTCTACCAATGGTGGTATTGTAAGTTGGCATTGGGATTTTGGAACAGGTAATCCGGCAGATACTGCCAATGTTCAAAATACAGGTTTTGTTTTTCCTGCATCCGGCGATTTTTCTGTTCAGCTTTCAGTTACAGATGCTATCGGTTGTCAAAATTCCTATACAGGACCAATCCATGTTGGAAATATTCCGGTAGCTGACTTTTCAATAATTAATCCCCAAGATCGTTGCCTTGGTCAAACACTTTATTTTCTGAACTCTTCCAGCTCCTCGGTTGATGCTTTGAATGGATTTGTTTGGAATTTTGGTGTAACCCCGGCTGTGACCTCCGGAGCCACTAATCCTAATTTTACTTACTTAAGTGAAGGTCAGTATACCATCGTTTTAACTACCTCCACTGTTTTTAATTGTGTTTCTGCACCCGATTCTTTAACCATCTATGTAAATCCAATACCTACTCCTGGTTTTACAAGTACCGAGGTTTGTGCAGGATTCCCTACCGATTTTACCAATACCAGCACGGTAACTACCGGACAAATAGTTTCATATGATTGGATTTTAAGTCAGTTTCCTTACGCAACCGATGTTGTCCAAGATCCTTCATACACCTATATGGTTGGAGGAACTTACCAGGTTACCTTAACTGCCGAAACTGATTCAGGATGTTCTGCCACAATTCAACAACCAATATTGGTTTATCCTGATCCAATTGCCAATTTTTCATCTACTACAATTTGTCAGGGATTTGAAACCGATTTTACTGCATTGGGCCAAGTTGCTTATCCCGATAACTTAGTTGGGTTTGATTGGGATTTCAATGCCGGGGAAGGTTTAGATACCGGAAACGCAGAGCAACATCCTCGTTTTATCTTTGGATCTCATGGTACTAAACCGGTTACTTTGGAAGTAACAACTAACCATGGCTGTGTTAGCGATACAACCATTGATGTGCTTGTTTATTCCAAACCGGTAACTGACTTTACTTTTACAAATGTTTGTGCAGGCTTTCCTATTAGTTTCACGAATAACTCTACCAATGCCGATGGTCCTTTAAATCCATATTGGAGTTTCGGAACACCTTTTATAAATTTCCCATATAATACTCAGGCAAACCCTACCGTAACCTATAATACTGCTGGACCATACCAGGTTATTCTATCTACAGCTTCTTCTCATGGTTGCGTAAATAGAGATACGCAAATGGTAAGTATTTACCCAATTCCTTTAGCTGATTTTGTCGTTGATCCTTCTTGTTTGAAAAGCCCCGCTCTTTTCGTTGACTATTCTACTGTTTCTAATCTGTTTTCGGATGTCATTGATACCTGGAGTTGGGATTTTGGGGATGGTCCTACACCGGGAACATCAACCTTGCAAAATCCTAGTTATTATTATTCTAATTTTGGAGCATTTTCTGTGAATTTAGAAGTTACTACCAACCATGGTTGTGTCAATGATGTAACTAAAAATGCCATCGTTTATCCTATTCCACAAGTTGATTTTATATGTGCCCCGGCTTGTAGCACACATCAATCTGTATTTTTTAATACTACTCAAATGCCATTTCCGGGTCATGTTGATTCCTGGTCTTGGGATTTTGGGGAAGCAGGTGCTAGCTCTACAGATAGTTTTCCTACTCACCTCTATCAAACTGCCGGTACTTTTACTGTAACTTTAGAAGCTACTACAGATGACAACTGCGTTATCGATACAACCAAGGATGTCATTGTAAATCCGCTTCCGGTTGTTTCTTTTACTACCGATACCATTGAAGGTTGTCAACCACTGGAGGTTACTTTGTCCGATTTAATAACTAATCCAACAGGTTATACCGTTGATTTTTGGCATTGGAATTTTGGAGATGCACATTTTTCAGATGATCCAAGCAGGGCAACCAATATCTATGATAGCTATGGTTTATTTGATGCCCAGCTAATTTTGACTACCAGCGACGGTTGTCAGGATTCATTGACTCTCAATGATTTAATTGATGTTTGGCCTAAACCAATTGCGGATTTTGCTGTGGATCCTCAACCTACTACGGAATTAGATGCCTGGATTACATTTACCGATTTAAGTACTTTGTTTGTTACAAAATGGGATTGGGACTTTGGTGTTAGGGATAGCATTAATGATGTTAGCACCATACAAAATCCAATTTACTTATACCCCGATTCCGGAACCTATCATCCGACCTTAATTGTTGAAAATCGTTTTGGTTGCAGAGACACAGTCACTAGACCAACTATTATTAGACCTGACTTTGTTTTCTATATCCCAAATTCCTTTACTCCTCAGGATGGAAGAGACGATTTGAATGAGACATTCAATGGTTATGGAGTTGGCATCAAATCCTATGAAATGCGAATCTATAATCGCTGGGGTGAAACAGTTTACAAAAGTGAAAATCCAAAATTAGGATGGGATGGTAAACTGAGAAATTCAGGCGATCTTGCAAAACAAGATGTGTATGTTTATGTCTTCGAAATTACCGATGTGCATAATCGATTCCATATCTACCGTGGACATGTTACCTTGGTACGTAGTAAATAG